The Mycolicibacterium flavescens genome has a segment encoding these proteins:
- a CDS encoding protein of uncharacterised function DUF222, whose translation MYVRSVSGDDLQAAVTALRAAFEEAAACDVDLLTRQDLVMALDELEALGCQLPAMRHRLLARLQVEATPQQMGAKSWKEVLRVRWRISTTEANRRLTEAALLAPRQGLTGPSLPPALPATAVAQAHGLINGEHVDVIRKAVDRLPGFVDAATREQFEVDLVRTAVGVGPKELKDSADLTLFLLDQDGPEPDDTERARKRGVTKGKQRADGMIDIVGTLTPEAWAVWEVIFAKYAAPGMCNPDDPEPCTSGTPTQVQIDNDHRSLAQRQHDAMIAVGRIALMSGELGQLNGLPVSIIIRTTLRELESRAGVGTTGGGTVMPIADVIRLAGHANHYLAVFDGATGSALDLFRAKRIATPAQRIMLIARDGGCTKPCCTVGAYGCQVHHVEADWSKGGNTNVDELGLACGADNRSVNEDGGWTTRMNERCEVEWLPPPELDTGQARLNYYHRPERLLRPPDEQEARSHNDNAASTEPAEVSEPGDTPSSVTPPEPVEASQPGDTQTSTAPPEPAEVGQPGDTQTSTASPVDGAGEPGGPAPPGDWAA comes from the coding sequence ATGTATGTTCGAAGTGTGTCGGGTGATGACCTGCAGGCCGCGGTGACTGCGTTGCGTGCGGCCTTTGAGGAGGCGGCGGCCTGTGACGTCGACTTGCTGACCCGCCAGGATCTCGTCATGGCCCTTGATGAGCTCGAAGCTCTCGGGTGCCAACTGCCCGCGATGCGCCACCGCTTGCTGGCCCGCCTGCAGGTCGAGGCGACGCCGCAACAGATGGGTGCGAAATCGTGGAAAGAGGTGTTGAGGGTCCGCTGGCGGATCTCGACCACCGAGGCCAACCGGCGCCTGACCGAAGCTGCCCTGCTGGCGCCGCGTCAGGGGTTGACCGGGCCGTCGCTGCCGCCGGCGTTGCCCGCGACGGCTGTCGCGCAAGCTCATGGGCTGATCAACGGCGAGCATGTGGACGTCATCCGCAAGGCCGTTGACAGGTTGCCCGGATTCGTCGATGCGGCCACCCGCGAGCAGTTCGAGGTCGACCTGGTCCGCACGGCGGTCGGCGTCGGTCCCAAGGAACTCAAGGACAGCGCCGATCTGACGCTGTTTTTGCTCGATCAGGACGGGCCCGAGCCCGATGACACCGAGCGCGCCCGCAAGCGCGGGGTCACCAAGGGAAAACAGCGCGCCGACGGGATGATTGACATCGTCGGAACTCTGACGCCCGAAGCGTGGGCCGTGTGGGAAGTAATCTTCGCGAAGTACGCGGCACCGGGTATGTGCAATCCCGACGATCCCGAACCCTGCACATCGGGGACCCCGACACAGGTTCAGATCGACAACGACCACCGCAGTCTGGCCCAGCGTCAACACGACGCGATGATCGCCGTCGGGCGCATCGCCCTGATGAGCGGCGAACTCGGCCAGCTCAACGGGCTGCCCGTCTCGATCATCATTCGCACCACCCTGCGGGAGCTGGAATCACGGGCCGGGGTCGGCACCACCGGCGGCGGCACGGTCATGCCGATCGCTGATGTCATCCGGTTGGCCGGCCACGCCAACCACTACCTGGCGGTGTTCGACGGCGCGACCGGGTCGGCCCTGGATCTGTTCCGCGCCAAGCGAATCGCCACTCCGGCGCAACGGATCATGCTCATCGCGCGCGATGGCGGATGCACCAAGCCGTGCTGCACCGTTGGCGCCTATGGCTGCCAAGTGCATCACGTGGAAGCCGACTGGTCGAAGGGCGGCAACACCAACGTCGACGAACTGGGCCTCGCCTGCGGGGCAGACAACCGCAGCGTCAACGAGGACGGCGGCTGGACCACCCGAATGAACGAGCGCTGCGAGGTCGAATGGCTTCCGCCGCCCGAACTGGACACCGGCCAGGCGCGGCTCAACTACTACCACCGCCCCGAACGGCTCCTGCGCCCACCGGACGAGCAGGAAGCTCGCAGCCACAACGACAACGCAGCTTCGACCGAACCGGCTGAGGTCAGTGAGCCTGGTGACACGCCATCGAGCGTCACACCGCCCGAACCCGTTGAGGCCAGCCAGCCCGGCGACACGCAAACGAGCACGGCACCGCCCGAACCGGCTGAGGTCGGTCAGCCCGGCGACACGCAAACGAGCACCGCCTCACCCGTCGACGGTGCCGGCGAGCCCGGTGGGCCCGCGCCGCCAGGAGATTGGGCGGCCTGA